A genomic region of Leptospira terpstrae serovar Hualin str. LT 11-33 = ATCC 700639 contains the following coding sequences:
- the tatC gene encoding twin-arginine translocase subunit TatC, translating into MSLGDHLEELRQRLIYSILVVSVFMIGTLYFGSEIHSFLIQPYKSVLGPDAHFFQIQLMAPFLIYLKTSFILSVLVSLPFLLYILWGFVAPAVDPRTEKWGKFIILFSTLLFWSGLALCWFTVFENFLRVFLVVLRPDGVDPYLPIDEYYDLFFNLHLVFGASFQLPIVLILLGRIGILSSRFLISRWREAVLIIAVVSAVLSPGPDVFSMLMLLVPLSFLFFLSAIVMKVLETTDRK; encoded by the coding sequence ATGTCCCTGGGAGACCATTTAGAGGAACTCCGCCAAAGACTGATTTATTCCATTTTAGTGGTGTCTGTCTTTATGATTGGCACTTTGTATTTCGGTAGCGAAATCCATAGTTTTCTCATCCAACCCTACAAATCGGTCCTAGGCCCTGACGCCCATTTCTTTCAGATCCAGCTTATGGCGCCGTTTCTAATCTATCTTAAAACTTCCTTCATCCTATCTGTCCTTGTCTCTTTGCCGTTTTTATTGTACATCCTTTGGGGATTTGTGGCTCCTGCCGTGGATCCTAGAACGGAAAAATGGGGAAAGTTCATCATCTTATTTTCCACCTTACTCTTTTGGTCGGGACTTGCCCTATGTTGGTTCACCGTCTTTGAAAACTTTCTAAGAGTCTTTCTTGTGGTCTTAAGACCCGATGGGGTGGATCCTTATTTACCGATTGACGAATACTACGATTTATTCTTCAATTTGCACTTAGTGTTTGGTGCCTCATTTCAGTTACCAATTGTCCTCATCCTACTCGGTCGGATAGGAATCCTTTCTTCTCGTTTTCTTATTTCTAGATGGCGAGAGGCAGTGCTTATCATTGCCGTTGTCTCGGCCGTTCTTTCTCCTGGACCCGATGTATTTTCTATGCTGATGTTACTTGTTCCCCTTAGCTTTCTATTTTTTCTTTCTGCTATAGTTATGAAAGTTTTGGAAACAACAGACCGCAAATGA
- the rktP gene encoding Arg-Lys translocation region protein phosphatase RktP, with protein MSFRVKLPVLLGIISFLFFFIHFLLAEFTFTHWQNPKGENTLNFNLVGIYSSFVFSLLTGFLTYYFLGFLYQYILHLIAHIQDNELPKDIRNLNKESEEYKIYKSVRFTLLQGDESLGEEQFENKFDWKTNQAASVNKQIPDIHIPKIHGFDVSVFPSVMRYAGADYIRIVRAKDGIFGILAGHMEPGILESSEKVFIHGIVSSFGDGLFSTEEILEKLKIALHQFTFLKLKISAFGIQYKEDKMSFLHYMDMPIFQFSEHGIQVIEGSGDDHWYPNHKHPLSIADGIEIGDYLVWASDRTLTQFGLTSFEIMEEFVDYLLDLRPSSSRQMLLAIAKKMSALGAERNLSNPMEKLSILVVRRNK; from the coding sequence ATGAGTTTTCGTGTCAAACTTCCCGTTCTACTGGGAATCATTAGTTTCCTATTCTTTTTTATTCATTTTTTATTAGCTGAGTTTACTTTTACCCATTGGCAAAATCCAAAAGGCGAAAATACACTTAACTTCAATTTGGTTGGGATCTATTCTTCCTTCGTATTTTCCTTGTTAACTGGTTTTTTGACCTATTATTTTCTTGGTTTTTTATACCAATATATTTTGCATCTTATTGCACATATTCAGGACAATGAACTACCTAAAGATATTCGGAATTTAAACAAAGAATCAGAAGAATATAAAATCTATAAATCAGTGCGATTTACACTTTTGCAAGGTGATGAAAGTCTAGGTGAAGAACAATTCGAAAACAAATTCGATTGGAAAACAAACCAAGCCGCTTCTGTAAACAAACAAATCCCAGATATTCATATCCCTAAAATTCATGGATTTGATGTATCCGTATTTCCATCAGTGATGCGTTATGCGGGAGCAGATTATATCCGAATTGTAAGAGCAAAAGATGGTATATTTGGTATCCTTGCCGGACATATGGAACCGGGGATTTTAGAATCTTCTGAAAAAGTTTTTATTCATGGAATTGTATCTTCCTTTGGAGATGGTCTTTTTTCGACAGAAGAAATTTTGGAAAAATTAAAAATCGCCCTCCACCAATTTACGTTTTTAAAATTAAAAATCTCTGCTTTCGGAATCCAATATAAAGAAGATAAGATGTCTTTTCTTCACTATATGGACATGCCAATCTTTCAATTTTCCGAACATGGAATCCAAGTGATTGAAGGCAGTGGAGATGACCATTGGTATCCGAACCATAAACACCCACTGTCTATTGCTGATGGAATTGAGATTGGTGATTATTTGGTTTGGGCAAGTGACAGAACTCTCACTCAGTTTGGACTGACATCTTTTGAGATTATGGAAGAGTTCGTAGATTACCTTTTGGATTTACGACCTAGTTCTTCTAGACAAATGTTACTTGCCATTGCAAAAAAAATGAGTGCACTCGGTGCAGAAAGAAACCTCTCTAACCCAATGGAAAAACTTTCCATTTTAGTTGTCAGGCGAAACAAGTAA